In Streptomyces chartreusis, the following proteins share a genomic window:
- a CDS encoding SCP2 sterol-binding domain-containing protein, with protein sequence MATTEECRAALEKLSDNMQRAEGDARSAAALDRSVSCHITDLDVTFAGRMAGGRIHVHDTLQGPPREKAQIRLSMTGDDLVALVAGELNFAKAWGAGRVKLHAGMRDLLLLRKLL encoded by the coding sequence ATGGCCACGACTGAGGAGTGCCGCGCCGCACTCGAAAAGCTCTCGGACAACATGCAGCGCGCCGAAGGGGACGCCCGCTCGGCCGCGGCCCTGGACCGCTCGGTGAGCTGCCACATCACCGACCTGGACGTCACCTTCGCCGGCCGCATGGCGGGCGGCCGGATCCACGTCCACGACACACTTCAGGGCCCACCACGCGAGAAGGCCCAGATCAGGCTGAGCATGACCGGCGACGATCTGGTCGCCCTGGTGGCCGGCGAGCTGAACTTCGCCAAGGCCTGGGGCGCGGGCCGGGTGAAGCTGCACGCGGGGATGCGCGACCTGCTGCTGCTCAGGAAGCTTCTGTAG